In one Cloacibacillus porcorum genomic region, the following are encoded:
- a CDS encoding peptidylprolyl isomerase: MSLRKKLVMGAAVVLSVSAVAVSAFAATEETAVVVGNESLKPGEVIEVLQSSAGGNPMMVGLMLTQATLADRVEMVKQMADAMLFAEGARISGLADREDVALKLKWQRMQLLLEAYLQEISKKWDMSDKAVKKYYAEHKEEFIQAPATHLRHILTSSEKDANNAILDIFKDKDFAKTAEKFSRDTNTAQRGGDLGWMEKGVMPESIDKAIETARPNSLVGPIKTDLGWHVLEVLERRPSKQLTFDEAKDEIVQRLQMSYIAKELEDLRKKVKVEINEKALENLGGIPAAPAAKTPEAPAEEKPADNASK; the protein is encoded by the coding sequence ATGTCATTAAGAAAGAAACTAGTCATGGGGGCGGCTGTCGTCCTCTCCGTCTCCGCGGTAGCCGTATCGGCCTTTGCCGCCACGGAAGAGACTGCGGTGGTCGTCGGCAACGAATCGCTGAAGCCGGGAGAAGTCATAGAGGTGCTTCAGAGCAGCGCGGGCGGCAACCCGATGATGGTGGGCCTCATGCTCACCCAGGCGACCCTTGCCGACCGCGTTGAGATGGTGAAACAGATGGCCGACGCGATGCTCTTCGCCGAGGGCGCGCGCATCAGCGGACTCGCCGATCGTGAGGATGTGGCGCTCAAACTTAAATGGCAGCGTATGCAGCTCCTCCTAGAGGCTTATCTCCAGGAAATCAGCAAAAAATGGGACATGAGCGACAAAGCCGTAAAGAAATACTACGCGGAGCACAAAGAGGAATTCATCCAGGCGCCCGCCACACACCTCCGCCATATCCTGACCTCGTCGGAGAAGGACGCCAACAACGCGATCCTCGATATCTTCAAAGATAAAGACTTCGCCAAGACCGCCGAGAAATTCAGCCGCGACACCAATACGGCCCAGCGCGGAGGCGACCTCGGCTGGATGGAGAAGGGCGTGATGCCGGAATCAATCGACAAGGCGATAGAGACCGCACGCCCGAATTCGCTCGTCGGCCCCATAAAGACCGACCTCGGCTGGCATGTGCTCGAAGTGCTTGAGCGCCGTCCCTCAAAACAGCTCACCTTCGATGAAGCAAAAGATGAAATCGTGCAGCGCCTGCAGATGAGCTATATCGCGAAAGAACTTGAAGACCTCAGAAAAAAGGTGAAAGTTGAAATCAACGAAAAGGCCCTAGAGAACCTTGGCGGCATCCCCGCAGCTCCAGCGGCCAAAACGCCGGAGGCTCCCGCGGAAGAGAAGCCCGCGGATAACGCGTCCAAATAA
- a CDS encoding OmpH family outer membrane protein yields the protein MKKTAALLLAIAALFAFGAISYAADDTVGYVDDMGVLQQFSKFQQAQKQLDELGKKKSNAAKAAFDKESDEKKKSEIVQNLQFEMREEEAKLMNPVLKEVNDTIAKVAKQKGVTIVVNKALVYYGGIDLTQDVVNALKK from the coding sequence GTGAAGAAAACAGCGGCATTACTGCTTGCCATAGCAGCGCTTTTTGCGTTCGGTGCGATTTCATACGCGGCGGACGACACGGTTGGCTACGTAGACGATATGGGAGTGCTGCAGCAGTTCTCGAAGTTCCAGCAGGCTCAGAAGCAGCTTGACGAGCTTGGCAAGAAGAAGTCGAACGCGGCGAAGGCTGCCTTTGACAAGGAGAGCGACGAGAAGAAAAAGAGCGAAATAGTTCAGAACCTCCAGTTTGAAATGCGGGAAGAAGAGGCAAAGCTGATGAATCCTGTACTCAAAGAGGTGAATGACACGATCGCGAAGGTCGCCAAGCAGAAGGGCGTCACGATCGTTGTAAACAAGGCGCTTGTCTACTACGGCGGCATCGATCTCACACAGGACGTCGTCAACGCCCTTAAGAAGTAA
- a CDS encoding CtsR family transcriptional regulator — translation MSSSSLTRKIEEYIGQLLEENGGGTISLRRKDLAELFECVPSQINYVLRSRFAPENGFLVESQRGGHGYIRVVQLTFKNCDEEVLHLEDLIGNKISEQESKRLLMNLQNRKLISARERLLIEVALRSQEEYGRTLYDISIYKREIMRADLLKKLLTSLALS, via the coding sequence TTGTCGTCATCGAGTCTTACGAGGAAAATAGAAGAGTATATCGGACAGCTGCTTGAAGAGAATGGCGGAGGCACCATTTCACTTCGCAGAAAAGATCTCGCGGAACTCTTTGAATGCGTTCCAAGTCAGATAAATTATGTCCTGAGAAGCAGATTCGCGCCGGAAAACGGATTTCTGGTCGAGAGCCAGCGCGGAGGTCACGGTTACATCCGCGTGGTACAGCTGACATTTAAAAATTGTGACGAAGAGGTCCTGCACCTTGAGGACCTTATCGGCAATAAAATATCGGAGCAGGAATCTAAGCGGCTGCTGATGAACCTGCAGAACAGAAAGCTGATATCCGCCAGAGAGAGGCTTCTCATCGAAGTCGCCCTGCGGAGTCAGGAGGAGTACGGGCGCACCCTTTATGATATCTCCATCTATAAACGGGAGATCATGAGGGCTGACCTGTTGAAAAAGTTACTTACGAGCCTTGCGCTTAGTTAG
- a CDS encoding LysR family transcriptional regulator, with protein MLDQKVRTLIKVCETMSFTRAAAELSLTQPAVSQHVKQLEHEFGIKIFHRKEGELRLTAEGEILLRYAKRFTNMYDELRKNIHEEKRFLKLITVGITHTSESNQIAEALARYCSINDGVKMTVVTDTINNLYEKLKNYEVDIAIVEGKCVEGGFWTVHLDTDLLVAALSNDNPLAKHGIITIEELKKEKMILRLPDSGTRNLFVSHLESLNISIDEFNVILEVNNIATIKDLIRRGFGISILARSVCLDELRKGKITVLPVENLSMEREINIVCNKDFEHRDILRDIARTYAETSRLYELGVNGAADV; from the coding sequence ATGCTTGACCAGAAGGTAAGAACCTTGATAAAGGTCTGCGAGACTATGAGCTTCACTCGCGCCGCCGCCGAACTCTCACTCACGCAGCCTGCGGTGAGTCAGCATGTGAAACAGCTTGAACATGAGTTCGGTATAAAGATATTCCACCGCAAAGAGGGGGAGCTGCGGCTGACGGCGGAGGGAGAGATACTTCTGCGCTACGCGAAACGCTTCACCAACATGTATGACGAGCTGCGCAAAAACATCCACGAGGAAAAGCGTTTCCTGAAACTGATAACTGTCGGCATCACTCATACCTCGGAGAGCAACCAGATCGCCGAGGCTCTCGCGCGGTACTGCAGCATTAACGACGGCGTGAAGATGACAGTCGTCACCGATACAATAAACAACCTCTATGAGAAACTGAAAAATTACGAGGTGGACATCGCCATCGTCGAGGGCAAGTGCGTGGAGGGAGGATTTTGGACCGTGCACCTCGACACGGACCTCCTTGTCGCCGCCCTCTCAAATGACAACCCGCTCGCGAAACATGGGATCATCACCATCGAGGAGCTTAAAAAAGAGAAGATGATCCTGCGCCTGCCCGACTCAGGCACGCGCAACCTCTTTGTGTCGCACCTTGAGAGCCTCAATATCTCGATCGACGAATTCAACGTCATCCTAGAGGTCAACAATATCGCGACCATCAAAGACCTCATCCGGCGCGGCTTCGGCATATCGATCCTCGCGAGGAGCGTCTGCCTTGACGAACTGCGGAAGGGCAAGATCACTGTGCTGCCCGTCGAGAACCTCAGCATGGAGCGGGAGATAAATATCGTCTGCAATAAAGATTTCGAACACCGCGACATTCTGCGCGACATCGCCCGTACCTACGCCGAAACTTCGCGGCTCTACGAGCTGGGCGTAAACGGTGCGGCGGACGTCTGA
- a CDS encoding UvrB/UvrC motif-containing protein — protein sequence MLCEQCKVRRAEIHLVNVVNGERQVQHLCRECAEAHLHLDDVSNLLKMSFSVEGLMDIEEAFKELVIPALRGAYTRKRAARLCPHCGGVLPDAMFEERTKSQSVPAEEEVKDDTSARVMTAEEELSELSKKMEAAVKSENYEYAAQLRDRMAELRKSNMTQGSEL from the coding sequence ATGTTATGCGAACAGTGTAAAGTCAGACGCGCGGAGATTCATCTTGTCAATGTGGTGAACGGGGAGCGGCAGGTACAGCATCTTTGCCGGGAGTGCGCGGAAGCCCATCTGCATCTGGATGACGTCTCGAATCTATTGAAAATGTCCTTCTCGGTCGAGGGGCTGATGGATATAGAAGAGGCCTTCAAAGAGCTGGTGATCCCAGCGCTGCGGGGCGCCTACACCAGAAAGAGGGCGGCACGCCTCTGTCCGCACTGCGGCGGAGTGCTGCCTGATGCGATGTTTGAGGAGCGTACGAAGTCCCAAAGCGTACCCGCTGAGGAAGAAGTAAAAGATGACACCTCCGCGCGCGTGATGACGGCGGAGGAGGAGCTTTCTGAGCTCTCAAAGAAAATGGAAGCGGCCGTAAAATCGGAAAATTACGAATACGCGGCGCAGCTTCGCGACAGAATGGCTGAGTTGAGGAAATCTAATATGACCCAGGGTAGTGAATTATAA
- a CDS encoding ATP-dependent Clp protease ATP-binding subunit — protein sequence MWHNFTERGKRVFQLAQKEALRMGHEVIGTEHVLLGLLYDNDGLITKILADHDVTPEVLVKEIEQFAGIGAPRYGQVDLPMSPRAKCVMDLAMREARRMGVNYIGTEHIFLAILAEGEGMAARLLASHGLELDNCRRLVAEQMGGMASERGQQPPRQPEDPRGRTRGAAPSKTPTVDQLAIDLTLMAKNGELDPVIGRVKEIQRVVQILSRRTKNNPVLIGEPGVGKTAVAEGLAQRIFTGDIPEILKGKRVMQLNVANLVAGTKYRGEFEERMRRLVKEIRETKNIILFIDEIHTIVGAGGAEGAVDAANILKPSLSRGEFQVIGATTINEYRKYIEKDAALERRFQPVQVDEPTEEETVLILKGLRDSYEGHHRVRITDEALETAAALSKRYITDRFLPDKAIDLIDEASARARINTLEIPDELKALERSIDDLRKEKEEAAASQEFEKAAYLRDEERKAKEQSEQWRREWTESRNKITPEIKPEDIASIVAESTGIPVTQLTEEESRRLLRMEDELKRRMVGQEEALHAVARAVRRARSGMKDPKRPVGSFLFLGPTGVGKTELARSLAEFLFGSEDAMIRMDMSEYMERHEAAKLIGAPPGYVGFEEGGKLTEAIRRKPYSVVLFDEIEKAHPDVFNIMLQLLEDGRLTDGHGHVSDFRNCVVIMTSNVGVSDNMGGRSLGFGGAEEQSAADARRMKNTVQEAAKKAFRPEFLNRIDEILVFEPLGRPELVKIVDIMLEEVKKRANENHIELDVDEEAKRLILDKGYDPKYGARPLRRTIQKMIEDEISNRLLEGNISHGDKITVSRDGESLNFQICGKN from the coding sequence ATGTGGCATAACTTTACAGAACGGGGCAAGCGCGTATTTCAGCTTGCGCAGAAAGAGGCCCTGCGAATGGGCCATGAGGTGATCGGGACGGAGCATGTCCTTCTGGGGCTGCTCTACGACAACGACGGCCTCATTACAAAGATACTGGCGGACCATGACGTTACGCCGGAGGTGCTGGTGAAGGAGATCGAGCAGTTTGCCGGGATCGGCGCGCCGCGCTACGGGCAGGTTGACCTGCCGATGAGCCCGCGCGCGAAATGCGTGATGGACTTGGCGATGCGCGAGGCCCGCAGGATGGGCGTCAACTATATAGGTACGGAGCATATCTTCCTCGCGATATTAGCGGAGGGCGAGGGAATGGCGGCGCGGCTTCTGGCCTCGCACGGCCTTGAGCTCGATAACTGCCGGCGGCTTGTCGCGGAGCAGATGGGTGGAATGGCCTCGGAGCGCGGACAGCAGCCGCCGAGACAGCCCGAAGACCCGAGGGGGCGGACGCGCGGCGCGGCGCCCTCAAAGACTCCGACGGTGGACCAGCTGGCCATCGACCTCACTTTGATGGCGAAAAACGGCGAACTGGACCCCGTCATTGGACGGGTGAAAGAAATTCAGCGTGTGGTGCAGATACTTTCGCGCCGCACGAAAAACAACCCTGTGCTGATCGGCGAGCCGGGCGTCGGCAAGACGGCTGTCGCCGAAGGGCTTGCGCAGAGGATATTCACAGGCGACATCCCCGAGATACTCAAGGGTAAGCGCGTAATGCAGCTCAATGTCGCGAACCTCGTCGCGGGCACAAAATACCGCGGCGAATTTGAGGAACGTATGCGCCGCCTCGTAAAAGAGATACGCGAGACGAAAAACATCATCCTCTTTATCGACGAAATCCACACCATCGTCGGCGCCGGCGGCGCGGAGGGGGCGGTGGACGCGGCTAACATCCTCAAGCCGAGCCTTTCGCGCGGCGAGTTCCAGGTCATCGGCGCTACGACGATAAACGAGTACCGGAAGTACATCGAGAAAGACGCCGCGCTCGAGCGCCGCTTCCAGCCCGTGCAGGTAGACGAGCCTACGGAGGAGGAGACGGTGCTGATCCTCAAAGGGCTGCGCGACAGCTACGAGGGACACCACCGCGTGCGCATCACCGACGAGGCCCTTGAGACGGCGGCGGCGCTCTCGAAGCGTTACATCACGGACAGATTCCTTCCCGATAAGGCGATAGACCTCATCGACGAAGCCTCGGCGCGCGCGCGCATCAACACCCTTGAGATTCCCGACGAGCTCAAGGCGCTGGAGCGCAGCATCGACGACCTTCGCAAAGAGAAGGAAGAGGCGGCCGCCTCGCAGGAATTTGAAAAGGCCGCCTATCTGCGCGACGAAGAGCGCAAGGCGAAGGAGCAGAGCGAACAGTGGCGGCGTGAATGGACGGAGTCCCGCAACAAGATCACTCCCGAGATAAAGCCGGAAGATATCGCCTCTATCGTGGCGGAGAGCACCGGTATACCGGTGACACAGCTCACCGAAGAGGAGAGCCGCAGACTGCTGCGCATGGAGGATGAACTCAAACGCCGCATGGTCGGCCAGGAGGAGGCCCTTCACGCGGTGGCGCGCGCCGTGCGCCGCGCGAGAAGCGGTATGAAAGACCCCAAACGTCCTGTCGGCAGCTTCCTCTTCCTCGGCCCTACGGGAGTCGGCAAGACGGAGCTCGCGCGTTCGCTGGCGGAATTCCTCTTCGGCAGCGAAGATGCGATGATCCGCATGGACATGAGCGAATACATGGAACGCCACGAGGCCGCCAAGCTCATCGGCGCGCCCCCCGGATACGTTGGTTTTGAGGAGGGGGGCAAACTCACGGAGGCGATCCGCCGCAAACCCTATTCCGTCGTACTCTTCGACGAAATAGAGAAGGCGCATCCCGACGTATTCAACATCATGCTCCAGCTACTCGAGGACGGGCGGCTGACCGACGGCCACGGCCATGTCAGCGACTTCCGCAACTGCGTCGTAATCATGACCAGCAACGTCGGCGTATCCGACAATATGGGCGGACGCTCACTCGGCTTCGGCGGAGCGGAGGAACAGAGCGCCGCGGATGCGCGGCGGATGAAAAATACGGTGCAGGAGGCGGCGAAGAAGGCCTTCAGGCCGGAGTTCCTCAACCGTATCGACGAAATACTGGTCTTTGAGCCGCTTGGACGTCCCGAGCTGGTAAAAATCGTCGACATCATGCTCGAAGAGGTGAAAAAACGCGCCAATGAAAACCATATCGAGCTTGATGTTGACGAAGAGGCCAAGAGGCTGATCCTCGACAAGGGATACGACCCGAAATACGGGGCGCGTCCGCTGCGGCGCACCATCCAGAAGATGATCGAGGACGAGATATCCAACCGCCTGTTGGAGGGCAACATCTCGCACGGCGATAAAATCACGGTAAGCCGCGACGGGGAATCACTGAATTTCCAGATTTGCGGTAAAAATTAG